The window TCCAAGGCCTTGTTTTTTGAAGCCAACTTATGGACTTGCCTTTTGCACTCGTCAGTCTTTTCGAGGGAATACATTATCTCACTTGAAAAGCGCATCTATTGTCGTAGGGCTGGATTTTTCCCTGCGCGAGGCCTTCAAGGTATTAATGAAAGTTTTTTTCATTGGCCTTTCATCAACCGGATGCCAATCATTTTCATCCATCCAGCGCAAGTCAGCATCAGAAAAAGGCTCTTTTTCCACATATTTGCGCAGGATTTCGAGCTTGCGCAGCTGTTTTATCTTTTCAACTATTGCATTGCGCGCAACCTCGCTCCAGCGTATGTCATTGTGCCTATTCATCTCAAGACGCAGCGTGTCGGATACGGAAAGGGTGATATTTACCATTTACATCACACATAAATATGTGCATTCACATTTTTAAGTGTTTGTTTCCGGTTTTTTCCGTTTCAATAGGGAGCCTAGCCCTTGCCTATTCTTCCGCTTGTTTTCCCCAATAATCATAATACTCCATTCCAAGGTGCGTAATCAAATCCTCTCCCATAAGGTAGCGCAGCGTGTTTTTCAGCTTTGTATGCTGTATAAATAAGTCATGCTCAGGGTAAAGGGACGAGGCGTGCATTGGGGCCTTGAAATAAAACGAGAGCCATTCCTGCATCCCGCGCATTCCAGCACGCTGAGCCAGGTCCATGAAAAGTGCCAGGTCAAGAACTATTGGAGCTGCCAAAATGCTGTCCTTGCAAAGAAAATTGATTTTTATCTGCATGGGGTAGCCAAGCCAGCCAAAGATGTCTATGTTGTCCCATCCCTCCTTGTCGTCGTTTTTCGGGGGGTAATATTCAATGCGCACCTTGTGGTACATGCCCTTGTAAAGCTGGGGGTACATGTCTGGCTGGAAGATGTGCTCAAGTGCTGACTTTTTGCTGACCTCCTTGCTTTTGAAGGAGCCTGGGTCGTCAAGCACAAGCCCGTCGCGGTTTCCAAGTATGTTTGTTGAAAACCACCCGCGCACGCCAAGCATTCTGGATTTGAGCATTGGCGCAACCGCAGTTTTTACAAGCGTCTGGCCTGTCTTGAAATCCTTGCCTGCAATGGCCACGCCTTTGAGTTTGGCAAGCTGCTCAAGTGCGGGGATGTCAAGTGTCAGATGGGGCGCGCCGTTTGCATATGGCACGCCTTCCATAATCGCCGCATAGGCATAAATCATGGAGGGGAGAATGGCAGGGTCGCTTTTCTCAAGCCCATTTTCAAAACTTTCAATGGTGCTGTGCACCTGTGAGGGCTCGGTGTAGGTTTCAGTGCTTGCGCACCACACGACAACCATCCTGTCAAGCTTCTTTTCAGCCTTAAAGTTGCGCATATCCTGCCTGACTGCCTGTGCCAAACCCATTTTTGTTTTCCCTTTCTTTACATTTGGCCCGTCTATATTTTTCACATAATTCCTGTCAAACACCGCCTTCATGGGCTTTATTTTCTCTAGCTCATCTCTGACCAAATCCAGGTGTTCTTTTGAAAGCACGCCTGCCTTTATGGCAGCCTCGTAGGCATTGTCGTGGAATATGTCCCATGCTCCAAATTCAATATCAGAAAGATTTGCAAGGGGCACAAAGTCCCTAATCAGCGGAGTTTTGTTTTCGCCCCTCTTGCCAAGGCGAATTGTCTGGAGCTGCGTGAGGCTTCCAACAGGCGTCAAGGCGCCCCTTCGCGCAAGCATGACGCCTGCAATAAACGTTGTTGCCACGGCGCCAAGCCCGGGGGTGAGTATGCCAAGCCTTCCAGATGCCTGCCTGATTTTGACTTTTGCCATTTGAAAACCACCGTCAATTTTCGTATATTGGACAGAACTGTCAAGCCTGTTTCTGGCATCTGCCAATGCCTAATGCTATTTATGCCACATTATATTATTTATGCAGCATATAAATACCTTTCCAGAATGCAATTATGGGGCCATTGCACCGGTGTGTCCTGGCCAAGGCGGGCTACTTGGCCTGCCTGCGCGTCATTTCCATCTCAAGGGCAAAGCCGAAAAACGCCCGCTGCCCCCAGGACTTCAAAACCTCAAGCCCTCGCCTGCTGCCATTGCCGCTTGCCGCAGATTTTTGCCCTTCTTTCTTGCCGCCTTTTGCAGAAAGGATTTTTGTTGCAGCTTGCGCGGACTGGGCTGCCGCATCCTTTGCGCTCATAAGCCCCTGTGCCTTGGCAATGGCCTTGACAAGCTCCTCGCGCTTTATGGTTATCCCGGTCATGTCATAGGCTGGAGTCGGGCAAAAGTAGTAGGACTTTTTGAGGCTCGAGGAAGAAAGGTTTGATACATGGGCAAAAATCCTGCTCACATGCGCAAGATATGCTTCAAGCGCTTTCCCATCCTGCCGGGCTTTGAAGTCCGAAAGCAGCCTGCCGTCATCCAAAACCTCCAAGTCAAATTTTTGAACATTTTCGTTATACTGCACTATTGCATCAATAAAGTCAAAACCCGCCCCTTCTGCAACAGGCCTGCACAGAGAAGTCACCCCATAGCATGCCTTCTGGCACTCGTCCCTTGTGCTGCACAGGCTTTTTTCATTGCCCATGTATCTCCTGCACACCATCTCCTCCTGCCGCGTCCCGTTGAGCTTGAGCACCTGCAAGCTAAGCTGCTCCACAAGCCTTGCATCAAGGGGCGTATCGCCGTTTTTGATTGCAGCCTGCCTTAGCACTGCTTCAATCTTCCCCTCCTTTTCAAGCAGCACTGTCCCACCTTCCCTGCCAACCCTGAAAACAAGCGTAGAGCCTGCCGAGGTTTTTACTATCGCATGGCTTTCGTTTGCCGCATCCAGCCACTGGACATTAAAGGTCGCATCTTGCGGTATCACTCTGGAAATCTCAAGCTCTGCATTTTCAAGAACGTTTTG is drawn from Candidatus Parvarchaeota archaeon and contains these coding sequences:
- a CDS encoding inositol-3-phosphate synthase; translated protein: MAKVKIRQASGRLGILTPGLGAVATTFIAGVMLARRGALTPVGSLTQLQTIRLGKRGENKTPLIRDFVPLANLSDIEFGAWDIFHDNAYEAAIKAGVLSKEHLDLVRDELEKIKPMKAVFDRNYVKNIDGPNVKKGKTKMGLAQAVRQDMRNFKAEKKLDRMVVVWCASTETYTEPSQVHSTIESFENGLEKSDPAILPSMIYAYAAIMEGVPYANGAPHLTLDIPALEQLAKLKGVAIAGKDFKTGQTLVKTAVAPMLKSRMLGVRGWFSTNILGNRDGLVLDDPGSFKSKEVSKKSALEHIFQPDMYPQLYKGMYHKVRIEYYPPKNDDKEGWDNIDIFGWLGYPMQIKINFLCKDSILAAPIVLDLALFMDLAQRAGMRGMQEWLSFYFKAPMHASSLYPEHDLFIQHTKLKNTLRYLMGEDLITHLGMEYYDYWGKQAEE